AATGACCTGATTCACTTCGTAATACTTTTCGGTGGACTCTTCCGCCGGGCCGGAAATTATCAGGGGAGTCCTGGACTCATCAATCAATATGCTGTCCACTTCATCGACAATGGCGAAGTAAAGAGGACGCTGAACAAACTGTTCTTCGGAAAATTTCATATTGTCCCGAAGATAATCGAAACCAAATTCGTTATTGGTGCCGTAGGTCACATCAGACTCATACGCCTGCTTGCGTTCGGCTTCCGGCATATCGTGATAAATGGTGCCCACCGAAAGACCGAGAAATTTGTAAACAGTCCCCATCCACTCACAATCGCGCCTCGCGAGATAATCATTCACGGTGACGACATGAACGCCTTTACCCGATATGGCATTTAAATAAACAGGGAGCGTCGCCATGAGCGTCTTGCCTTCACCAGTCTTCATTTCGGCAATTTTACCTTCATGAAGGACCACTCCGCCTATCAACTGGACATCAAAATGGCGCATTCCCAGGGTTCTTTGACTGGCCTCCCGAACCACGGCAAAGGCTTCTGGAAGAATTTCATCAAGAGATACCCCTTGCTGGAATTTCTCCATGAACTCAGCAGTTTTAGCCTTTAGAGCGTCGTCAGCCAAAGCTTTGACCTGATCTTCCAAACCGTTGACCTGATCCACATATTTCTGGATCCGTTTCAGTTCGCGGTTATTTCTGGTGCCAACAAGTTTTTGAATTAGATTAAAAACCATATACTAGATTAACTCTCCTAAAAGACCCAAGGCTCAAGCTGGAATTCATCCTGTCGCTCGCCAGCGCTACGTATCACTAAACTGGGTATCTTATAATGTTTTTTTTGGATGTCTCAATGAGAAGTAAAACGGACTCAGGCAAGGTGAGGACCCGTACCTTCGGGTAGAATACCACGAAAACCCGATTCCATCCAAGCTTAAGGAAACAGGTTTTTTGGGGTCGCCGGGAAAAATATCAAGGGAGGACAGGCCCGGCGAATTCAATCATTCTTCAAAAATGTAGTTTTTTGGATTTACGGGAACGCCGTTCAGAAGGACCTCGTAATGGAGGTGAGGGCCTGTGCTTCGTCCAGTACTTCCAACCATACCAATCAACGCTCCACGCTTCACCCGGTCTCCAACCTCTACAAGGTTCTTCGAGTTATGACCGTAACGCGTGGAAATTCCATATCCATGATCAATTTCTACCATTTTCCCGTATCCTGATTTTCTGCCAGCGACAACCACGACACCATCAGCGGTCGTTCTAATCTGCGATCCCATCCGGGCGCCGATGTCCCATCCCTCATGAGTTTCATTTAATCCGGTGAAGGGAGATTTTCTCATGCCAAACCCCGATGTCACCCAGCCTCTGGTAGGCCAGATAGACGGGGTGGAAGATAACAGGGATTTCTGGTTCTTAAAAAATTCATCCAATTGTTGAAAACTGACGACCTGCACCCTGGCCTGCTGATCCAACTGTTCCAAATTGCCAGCCAACCGCTCTACCATGGCAATCGCCTCCCGTTCCAGGGAAGTAGAAAAACTTTGAGTACTCAGCCCGTATGGCCCCCCAACTCCCCAGTCTTTCTCGACGGGTGCAGGAGATTCACCAATGTCTGTAATCACCCTTAATTTATTCGCAAACCGTTCCAGGCGCGACATCTCAGTGGAAAACTCCTTAACCTGCTGACCCAGTTTATCCACCTGAATTTTATGAATTTTAGACTCACGCCTCAGCTCTGAGACTTCCGCTCTTTCATCAACCAACTGGATATATTGTTTTGTAAAGTATATTGAGGACCCGGTGACCCCTAAAATCACGACCAGAGATAAAATTATCCCTAATCGAACAAATCGTTTCGACACGCTGATTTTTTTCGGAGATCCTGATGTGCCTGGAAATATCATCAGGGTAATATCTTCTTTTTTCACCCCAGCCTCCTCTAGTGTCTCACAAAAAAGCCCACAACTATCTGAATCCTAACTTTGAACCCTTTTGTTGTCAACAGTTAATTATTTTCCAACTTCTTTTGAAAAAATTATAATTTAATATAAATTATTTAAAATTTCGTTATATTTTTTATAAAATTCAGGGCATTAAACCCATAAAATCTCGAAAAATACCCTGTTAAACTTTTGAATTATCTCACTTTCTGTCGAGCCTGAATATGATTCGGGTTGATTAACAAGACCTTTTGGAAATACTTTTGAGCCATTGCCATATCCCCGTTCTCTTCATAAAGTATACCAAGACCGAAATAAGTCGCAACCAAACCCGGTTGATGATCTATTTCCTTGTATAT
This sequence is a window from Nitrospinota bacterium. Protein-coding genes within it:
- a CDS encoding M23 family metallopeptidase translates to MKKEDITLMIFPGTSGSPKKISVSKRFVRLGIILSLVVILGVTGSSIYFTKQYIQLVDERAEVSELRRESKIHKIQVDKLGQQVKEFSTEMSRLERFANKLRVITDIGESPAPVEKDWGVGGPYGLSTQSFSTSLEREAIAMVERLAGNLEQLDQQARVQVVSFQQLDEFFKNQKSLLSSTPSIWPTRGWVTSGFGMRKSPFTGLNETHEGWDIGARMGSQIRTTADGVVVVAGRKSGYGKMVEIDHGYGISTRYGHNSKNLVEVGDRVKRGALIGMVGSTGRSTGPHLHYEVLLNGVPVNPKNYIFEE